A single Filimonas effusa DNA region contains:
- a CDS encoding YfhO family protein: MKNFSWKKVVPHLIAIGIFLVVALIYCRPALEGKVLQQNDIVHWKGMAQNSFAYKERTGHFPLWNTTLFGGMPAYQIALEGKAIMPNLHSAATLWLPAPAAFFFFACICFYVLTQVLGIQYVIGILASLGFAYASYDPVIIVAGHESKMWAMACMPAVLAGLLLIYNKRYLVGLALTALTATWQIGFNHPQVSYYFFIAAGIITLGFLVQWIRAKEWKHLVVSLSLALFAGFIAFANTSMTLLTTQEYAKYTMRGGKQIDIQGSEIKKVNTKGLDLDYAFSYSIGKDEILTFIAPNVFGGGSSESMGDDQHFIDALVKKDVPEQSAMQLASGLPKYWGGISEGTSGPVYLGGVVVLLALIALVVVKQPLRWYILAAAVFTIFIAWGKYFAGFNTILYNYLPLFNKFRAPSMALIIPQLLFPLLAAMALQEIFFTADGAERLKKSFKPILYVIGGLIALVGILYLFNDFSGGIDDEILKAYGGDGGGGAGRTIVSALQESRKAMFLSGLGRVIFFAALVTGLLFLYIRKAIQPVVAVVIFLLINTIDLLIVDSKYLNSDHFVDKEDYTSSNFTPSAANTAILQDKDPHYRVYNLAPDRFSDAITSYFHRSVGGYHAAKLAIYQDLIAGQLSKSPLNMAVLNMLDTRYFIIPAQQQRPTPMVEKNDGALGAAWFVKGIRSVNGPVEEMKALDKFNPQDTAIVDKSAFGVTDAPVYDSAASISLVKYDNDAIQYNTQSASKQFAVFSEIYYPAGWNAYIDGQKAPYVKANYVLRGMAIPAGKHTIDFRFEPQSFKTGQTLVYVGNILLLLSLALGVFAIWKQNKKEKAI; encoded by the coding sequence ATGAAGAATTTTAGCTGGAAAAAGGTAGTACCGCATCTGATTGCCATAGGTATTTTTTTAGTTGTTGCGTTAATTTATTGTCGTCCTGCCCTTGAGGGAAAGGTGTTGCAGCAGAATGATATCGTGCACTGGAAAGGGATGGCGCAGAACTCTTTCGCGTATAAAGAGCGTACGGGGCATTTCCCGTTATGGAATACGACTTTGTTTGGCGGGATGCCAGCTTACCAGATAGCGCTTGAGGGTAAGGCCATTATGCCCAACCTGCATTCGGCGGCCACTTTGTGGTTACCGGCTCCGGCAGCTTTCTTTTTCTTTGCCTGTATCTGTTTTTATGTACTTACACAGGTGCTGGGGATACAATATGTTATTGGTATACTAGCCAGTTTAGGTTTTGCCTATGCTTCGTACGACCCTGTGATCATTGTTGCGGGCCACGAGAGTAAGATGTGGGCGATGGCCTGTATGCCAGCGGTGCTTGCCGGATTATTGCTGATATATAACAAGCGGTATCTTGTGGGGCTGGCGCTTACAGCGCTTACGGCCACCTGGCAGATAGGCTTTAACCACCCCCAGGTTAGTTATTATTTCTTTATTGCCGCGGGCATCATCACGCTTGGTTTCCTGGTTCAGTGGATAAGAGCGAAGGAATGGAAACACCTGGTGGTATCGTTATCGCTGGCGTTGTTCGCAGGTTTTATAGCCTTTGCCAATACTTCGATGACATTGCTGACGACCCAGGAGTATGCCAAGTACACGATGCGTGGTGGCAAACAAATTGATATACAGGGATCGGAAATCAAAAAGGTGAACACCAAGGGACTAGACCTGGACTATGCTTTTTCGTACAGCATTGGTAAGGATGAGATCCTTACTTTTATAGCCCCCAATGTTTTTGGCGGCGGTTCTTCAGAGTCTATGGGCGATGATCAGCATTTCATCGATGCGCTGGTTAAAAAGGATGTTCCCGAGCAAAGTGCCATGCAGCTGGCGTCGGGCTTACCCAAGTACTGGGGTGGCATCAGCGAAGGCACGTCGGGTCCTGTTTACCTGGGTGGCGTTGTAGTGCTGCTTGCCCTTATAGCCCTTGTAGTGGTAAAACAACCACTTCGCTGGTATATACTTGCAGCTGCCGTATTCACTATTTTCATTGCATGGGGTAAATACTTCGCCGGGTTCAATACAATACTTTACAATTATCTGCCGCTGTTCAACAAGTTCAGGGCTCCTTCGATGGCGCTGATCATTCCACAGCTGTTATTTCCTTTGCTGGCCGCCATGGCGTTGCAAGAGATCTTCTTTACCGCTGACGGCGCTGAAAGGCTGAAGAAGTCGTTCAAGCCCATTTTGTATGTGATCGGGGGATTGATTGCGCTGGTGGGGATCCTGTATCTTTTCAATGATTTCAGCGGAGGTATTGACGACGAAATACTGAAGGCTTATGGTGGTGACGGTGGTGGCGGCGCCGGAAGAACAATTGTATCTGCCCTCCAGGAGTCACGCAAGGCCATGTTCCTGTCGGGTTTGGGCAGGGTGATCTTTTTTGCAGCCCTGGTGACAGGGTTACTATTCCTTTATATCAGGAAGGCTATCCAGCCTGTTGTTGCGGTAGTCATTTTCCTACTCATCAATACCATCGATCTTCTGATCGTTGACAGCAAGTATCTTAACAGCGATCATTTTGTAGATAAAGAAGACTATACCTCCAGCAATTTCACTCCTTCGGCTGCCAATACTGCCATTTTGCAGGATAAAGATCCGCATTACAGGGTTTACAATCTGGCTCCTGACCGGTTCAGCGATGCGATCACCAGTTATTTCCACCGTTCGGTAGGTGGTTATCATGCAGCGAAGCTGGCTATTTACCAGGATCTGATAGCGGGTCAGTTATCGAAGAGTCCTTTAAATATGGCTGTTCTCAACATGCTGGATACCCGTTATTTCATTATTCCTGCGCAGCAGCAGCGTCCTACGCCGATGGTAGAAAAAAATGACGGTGCTTTAGGGGCGGCCTGGTTTGTAAAAGGTATCCGTTCTGTAAACGGGCCTGTAGAAGAAATGAAGGCTTTGGATAAGTTTAATCCACAGGACACAGCGATCGTTGATAAGAGTGCGTTTGGCGTTACAGATGCCCCGGTATATGATTCTGCCGCCAGCATCAGCCTGGTTAAATACGATAATGACGCTATTCAATACAATACCCAATCGGCCAGCAAGCAGTTTGCGGTGTTCAGTGAGATCTATTATCCTGCGGGCTGGAATGCTTATATAGACGGGCAGAAAGCGCCTTATGTAAAGGCAAACTATGTACTCAGAGGCATGGCTATTCCTGCCGGTAAACACACTATTGATTTCCGTTTTGAACCTCAGTCGTTTAAGACGGGCCAGACGCTGGTGTATGTTGGTAACATACTGTTATTGCTAAGCCTGGCCCTGGGCGTTTTTGCAATATGGAAACAAAACAAGAAAGAGAAAGCTATCTGA
- a CDS encoding queuosine precursor transporter: MIHKILHDKPTKLFLAFAAFFVANALIAECIGGKLFSLEKLLGIPNADFSLFGQQHLSFTLTCGVLLWPLEFIMTDIVNEFYGPRAVKRISYTAVMLISYAFLMFYTAIRVPAADFWLGSQTKNGIPNMQDAFNGVFGQGMRIIVGSLVAFLVSQLVDVAVFHRIKKATGEKHIWLRATGSTLVSQLIDSYIVLFIAFSGIFSWQQILAIGIMNYMYKFTMAIILTPVIYIAEKRIEKYLGKETARNMKAAAMGREPETVIPTAG, from the coding sequence ATGATTCATAAAATACTGCACGATAAACCCACTAAATTATTCCTGGCATTCGCCGCATTCTTTGTGGCCAACGCCCTCATAGCCGAATGTATAGGAGGAAAACTCTTTTCTCTGGAAAAACTGCTGGGTATCCCCAACGCCGATTTCTCACTTTTCGGACAGCAGCATCTGTCCTTTACGCTTACCTGCGGCGTGCTGTTATGGCCACTGGAATTTATCATGACCGATATCGTGAACGAATTCTACGGCCCCAGAGCGGTAAAACGGATCTCCTACACCGCCGTCATGCTCATCAGCTACGCCTTTCTCATGTTCTATACGGCTATCCGCGTCCCTGCAGCAGATTTCTGGCTGGGGAGTCAAACTAAAAATGGCATCCCCAATATGCAGGATGCCTTTAACGGCGTTTTCGGCCAGGGCATGCGCATTATCGTCGGCAGCCTCGTGGCATTCCTCGTAAGCCAGTTGGTGGATGTGGCTGTTTTTCATAGGATCAAAAAAGCTACAGGAGAAAAACATATCTGGCTACGTGCCACAGGCTCCACACTGGTTTCCCAGCTCATCGATAGCTATATCGTATTGTTTATTGCATTTAGCGGTATATTCTCCTGGCAGCAGATCCTGGCAATAGGCATCATGAACTATATGTACAAGTTCACCATGGCTATTATCCTCACCCCGGTGATCTATATCGCAGAAAAAAGAATTGAAAAATACCTCGGTAAAGAAACCGCCCGTAATATGAAGGCGGCGGCTATGGGCAGGGAACCGGAAACGGTTATTCCCACGGCAGGGTAA
- a CDS encoding NUDIX domain-containing protein, which translates to MERAPQFNVRVYGLLIDSARRVLVSDEFIRGAYFTKFPGGGLEFGEGTRDCLKREFMEETGLDVQIGSHIYTTDFFQISAFNNKDQIISIYYFVHAAEPVNLVTHHVPFAFEPWQVADNNGTAEAFRWIGWDELTVDTVSLPIDKVVVSIVTSGQVTLPWE; encoded by the coding sequence ATGGAGCGTGCGCCACAGTTCAACGTACGGGTTTATGGTTTGCTCATAGACAGTGCCAGGCGGGTATTGGTTTCGGATGAATTTATCCGGGGTGCTTATTTCACTAAGTTCCCGGGTGGCGGGCTTGAATTTGGCGAGGGTACGCGGGATTGTTTAAAAAGAGAATTTATGGAGGAGACCGGTTTGGATGTGCAGATCGGTTCTCATATATATACTACTGATTTCTTCCAGATCTCGGCTTTCAACAATAAAGACCAGATCATTTCGATCTACTATTTTGTACATGCAGCGGAGCCTGTAAACCTGGTCACTCATCATGTGCCATTTGCATTTGAGCCATGGCAGGTTGCTGATAACAACGGTACTGCGGAAGCTTTCCGCTGGATAGGCTGGGATGAATTAACCGTGGATACGGTATCATTACCTATAGACAAGGTTGTTGTTTCGATCGTAACATCCGGGCAGGTTACCCTGCCGTGGGAATAA
- a CDS encoding magnesium transporter CorA family protein, producing MIQYFKNIDGHTVEIDKVENGAWVNLVPPFKEEEFVEVSERLDIPIEFLRDSLDIDERPRYELDSNVRFIIIKTPTENNSFNDSDAYYITIPICIILTHNQIVTVNSFDNGAIKKFLNTFQKRHPDKRNMMVLKVFEKIVHNFMEYLKEINQKRNLYEQKLYDSNRNEELLNLMRIQKSLVYFVTALRSNELLMMKLERTNFLGLNEDERELLNDLIVDTSQALEMANIYTNILSSTLDAFASIISNNLNNVMKRLTSITIILSLPALVASIYGMNVDIPYQHSPHAFYIPVILSLVVSIIISGYFMKKKWF from the coding sequence ATGATCCAGTACTTCAAGAATATAGACGGCCATACTGTAGAGATCGACAAGGTAGAGAACGGGGCCTGGGTAAACTTAGTGCCTCCTTTCAAGGAGGAAGAGTTTGTAGAGGTAAGTGAAAGGCTGGATATTCCGATCGAGTTTCTCCGGGATTCGCTGGATATAGATGAGCGGCCGCGTTATGAGCTGGACAGCAATGTACGTTTCATTATTATCAAGACACCTACCGAGAATAATTCGTTCAACGACAGTGATGCTTATTATATTACGATCCCTATTTGCATTATCCTGACCCATAACCAGATCGTTACTGTCAACTCGTTTGATAACGGGGCGATCAAGAAGTTTTTAAACACCTTTCAGAAGCGCCATCCAGACAAGCGTAACATGATGGTTTTAAAGGTATTCGAGAAGATTGTCCATAATTTCATGGAATACCTGAAGGAGATTAACCAGAAGCGCAATTTATACGAGCAGAAGTTATATGACAGCAACCGGAACGAAGAGTTGCTGAACCTTATGCGGATACAAAAAAGCCTTGTATATTTTGTAACGGCTTTACGCAGTAATGAGTTACTGATGATGAAGCTGGAGCGTACGAATTTCCTGGGTTTGAACGAGGATGAGCGGGAGTTGCTGAATGACCTGATCGTGGATACCAGCCAGGCGCTGGAGATGGCGAATATTTATACGAATATCCTGAGCAGTACTTTAGATGCGTTTGCGAGTATCATCAGCAATAACCTGAATAATGTGATGAAGCGTTTGACCTCTATCACGATCATATTATCATTGCCGGCATTGGTGGCAAGCATTTACGGGATGAACGTGGATATTCCTTACCAGCATTCGCCGCATGCGTTTTATATACCTGTTATATTATCGCTGGTAGTATCTATTATCATCAGTGGTTATTTCATGAAAAAGAAATGGTTTTAA
- the dapF gene encoding diaminopimelate epimerase, with the protein MDIHFFKYQGTGNDFIIIDNRDGKVHFSTEQVKHMCDRRFGIGADGLMLLNTREGYDFEMKYYNADGRESTMCGNGGRCLVKFAHHRGISRNKYHFIAIDGPHDATIEDNRWVHLKMKDVDGLQHNYTDTILNTGSPHYVKPVSDIRHYDVVGEGKAIRYNETYAQEGINVNFVEEQAKGIYVRTYERGVEDETLSCGTGVTASALVFAHNENGFNRVEIQTPGGRLAVEFEKKGEAQFENIWLCGPANFVFSGTINID; encoded by the coding sequence ATGGACATTCATTTCTTCAAATACCAGGGAACGGGCAATGATTTTATCATAATAGACAACAGGGATGGTAAGGTACATTTTAGCACGGAGCAGGTAAAGCACATGTGTGACAGGCGTTTCGGCATTGGCGCCGACGGGCTGATGTTACTGAATACGCGTGAGGGTTATGATTTTGAGATGAAGTATTATAATGCCGACGGCCGTGAGAGCACGATGTGCGGTAATGGCGGGCGTTGCCTGGTAAAGTTTGCGCACCATCGCGGCATCAGCCGTAATAAATATCATTTTATTGCTATTGACGGGCCTCATGACGCTACCATCGAGGATAACAGGTGGGTTCATCTGAAGATGAAGGATGTAGACGGTCTTCAACATAATTATACCGATACCATTTTAAATACCGGGTCGCCGCACTATGTGAAGCCTGTTTCGGATATCCGTCATTATGATGTGGTGGGTGAAGGCAAGGCCATCCGTTATAATGAGACCTATGCGCAGGAAGGCATCAATGTAAATTTCGTGGAGGAGCAGGCTAAGGGTATTTATGTACGCACTTATGAGCGTGGCGTGGAGGACGAAACGTTGAGTTGCGGTACGGGCGTAACAGCATCTGCGCTGGTATTTGCCCATAATGAAAATGGATTTAACCGGGTTGAGATACAAACGCCCGGGGGCAGGTTAGCGGTGGAATTTGAGAAGAAGGGAGAAGCGCAGTTTGAGAATATATGGCTATGCGGGCCTGCAAACTTTGTTTTTAGCGGCACCATTAATATCGATTAA
- the acnA gene encoding aconitate hydratase AcnA — protein sequence MPARTASLTQLQQQGKDIARLPFSIRILLENVLRNHDQFAITDEHLDTLVNWNPEGTDKEIPFKPARVLMQDFTGVPAVVDIASIRAEVIRRGKDGSRINPAIPVDLVVDHSVQVDFFGTDYAYTKNVVFEYERNRERYQLLKWAQQAFDNFTVVPPGMGICHQVNLEYLAKGIIERDGWLFPDTLVGTDSHTPMVNGIGVLGWGVGGIEAEAALLGQPIYFTCPQVIGLKLTGQLQEGMTATDMVLTITQMLRKYGVVGKFVEVFGEGLNHLTVPDRATISNMSPEFGCTVTYFPIDDQTLEYMRRTHRSKEQIALVESYCKENMLWREHEDAITYSDVLELDLSTVQPSLAGPKRPQDRLNVNEVHNMFGELLNKEYNRIYTPEGKRRDNAWLSEGGSGTTFSYETQKTNEEVAVEVDSLQTVRLRLQNEEYVLSDGSIVIAAITSCTNTSNPSVMIGAGLLAKKAIKRGLDVKPWVKTSLAPGSRVVTQYLKRAELLGDLEALRFHTVGYGCTSCIGNSGPLPPHIAEAVDKGKLVVASVLSGNRNFEARVHPQVKMNFLASPLLVVAYAIAGRIDIDLYADPLGKDPNGEPVFLREIWPTQQEINEAVLKAVQQDDYESVYKVIFEGDEQWQSLQAPEGKNYQWSTDSTYIKEASFFKDLPDSPAPPHDIAAARVLLKLGDSVTTDHISPAGSFKADTPAGKYLRDKAIDPKMFNSYGSRRGNEEIMVRGTFANVRIKNQISSKEGGFTTFIPTGTVMPIYDAAMEYAKRNTPLIILAGKEYGSGSSRDWAAKGTNLLGVKAVIAESYERIHRSNLVGMGVLPLEYVNGENAGTLGLTGLETYSITGIAEDLAPGKYMTVTVKPKEGPEMTFQVCARLDSAIEVEYYRHGGILQYVLRNFLKE from the coding sequence ATGCCAGCACGTACCGCTTCGTTAACCCAATTACAGCAACAGGGTAAAGACATCGCCAGGCTGCCTTTCTCTATTCGTATCCTCCTCGAAAATGTCCTGCGCAACCACGATCAGTTCGCCATCACCGACGAACACCTCGATACCCTGGTAAACTGGAACCCCGAAGGTACCGACAAGGAAATCCCATTTAAACCGGCCCGCGTGCTCATGCAGGACTTCACCGGCGTCCCCGCAGTGGTCGATATCGCTTCCATCAGGGCCGAAGTCATCCGCAGGGGTAAAGATGGCAGCCGCATCAATCCCGCTATCCCCGTCGACCTTGTTGTCGACCACTCGGTTCAGGTCGATTTCTTCGGAACCGACTACGCCTATACAAAAAACGTGGTCTTCGAATACGAACGCAACCGCGAACGCTACCAGCTGCTGAAATGGGCCCAGCAGGCATTCGATAACTTTACCGTGGTCCCGCCCGGAATGGGCATCTGCCACCAGGTAAATCTCGAATACCTCGCAAAAGGTATTATCGAACGCGATGGCTGGCTTTTCCCCGATACGCTCGTGGGCACCGATTCTCATACGCCCATGGTCAACGGTATTGGCGTATTGGGATGGGGCGTTGGTGGCATCGAAGCGGAAGCAGCATTGCTCGGACAACCCATCTATTTTACCTGCCCCCAGGTGATCGGTCTCAAACTCACAGGCCAGCTGCAGGAAGGTATGACGGCTACCGATATGGTGCTTACCATCACGCAAATGCTCCGCAAATACGGCGTCGTAGGCAAATTCGTGGAAGTCTTCGGCGAAGGGCTCAACCATCTCACCGTTCCCGATAGGGCCACCATCTCTAATATGTCGCCCGAATTTGGCTGCACGGTTACTTATTTTCCCATCGACGATCAAACGCTCGAATACATGCGCCGTACCCACCGGAGCAAAGAACAGATTGCCCTGGTAGAAAGCTATTGTAAGGAAAACATGCTCTGGCGCGAACACGAAGACGCTATCACTTATTCCGATGTCCTGGAACTCGACCTGTCTACAGTTCAACCCTCGCTGGCAGGCCCAAAACGCCCGCAGGACAGGCTTAACGTAAATGAAGTGCATAATATGTTCGGCGAACTGCTGAATAAAGAATATAACCGCATCTACACCCCCGAAGGAAAACGCCGCGATAATGCATGGCTGTCCGAAGGCGGATCCGGAACTACCTTCTCGTACGAAACGCAAAAAACAAATGAAGAAGTAGCCGTAGAGGTCGATAGCCTGCAAACCGTACGCCTTCGCCTTCAAAACGAAGAATATGTGCTTAGCGATGGCTCTATCGTCATCGCCGCCATTACCAGTTGTACCAACACCTCCAACCCAAGTGTAATGATAGGAGCAGGGCTCCTGGCTAAAAAAGCGATCAAAAGGGGCCTCGACGTTAAACCCTGGGTAAAAACCAGCCTCGCACCCGGATCACGCGTGGTAACGCAATACCTCAAAAGAGCCGAACTGCTGGGCGATCTCGAAGCATTACGCTTCCATACCGTAGGTTATGGCTGCACCTCCTGTATCGGTAATAGCGGCCCGCTGCCGCCACACATCGCCGAAGCAGTCGACAAAGGCAAACTGGTTGTGGCCTCGGTCCTCTCAGGTAACCGCAACTTCGAGGCAAGGGTGCACCCCCAGGTAAAAATGAACTTCCTGGCATCCCCGCTGCTCGTAGTCGCCTATGCTATCGCCGGAAGGATCGACATCGATCTCTATGCCGATCCGCTCGGAAAAGACCCCAACGGCGAACCCGTCTTCCTGCGCGAAATATGGCCCACACAACAGGAAATAAATGAGGCTGTCTTAAAAGCGGTTCAGCAGGATGATTATGAGTCTGTTTACAAGGTCATCTTCGAAGGCGATGAACAATGGCAATCCCTGCAAGCCCCCGAAGGCAAAAATTACCAGTGGAGCACCGACTCTACCTACATTAAGGAGGCCTCTTTCTTCAAAGACCTCCCCGATAGTCCCGCCCCTCCACACGACATCGCAGCAGCCAGGGTATTGTTGAAACTGGGCGACTCTGTTACAACCGACCACATTTCTCCTGCCGGCTCCTTTAAAGCAGATACGCCTGCAGGCAAATACCTGCGCGACAAAGCCATAGATCCAAAAATGTTTAACTCCTACGGCTCCCGCCGGGGCAACGAAGAAATAATGGTCCGCGGCACTTTCGCCAACGTCCGCATCAAAAACCAGATCTCGTCGAAAGAAGGCGGCTTCACCACCTTCATACCCACCGGAACGGTCATGCCCATTTACGACGCCGCCATGGAATATGCCAAACGAAACACACCGCTTATCATCCTGGCAGGTAAAGAATACGGTAGCGGCTCCTCCCGCGATTGGGCCGCCAAAGGCACCAATCTCCTGGGCGTAAAAGCCGTCATTGCCGAAAGCTACGAACGCATTCACCGCAGCAACCTTGTAGGCATGGGCGTATTACCCCTGGAATATGTGAACGGCGAAAATGCCGGAACGCTCGGCCTTACAGGCCTGGAAACTTATTCCATAACCGGTATCGCCGAAGACCTCGCCCCGGGTAAATACATGACGGTAACGGTAAAACCTAAAGAAGGCCCCGAAATGACCTTCCAGGTCTGCGCCCGTCTCGATTCCGCCATAGAGGTCGAATACTACCGTCACGGCGGTATCCTGCAATATGTTCTTCGTAATTTCCTGAAAGAATAG
- a CDS encoding TetR/AcrR family transcriptional regulator — MKPRDENKVNEIYAATLQLVKENGLSGITMSMIARKAGFATGTVYIYFENKEQLIVQLFEKCFRNYAQDYFAGFDPSAPFKVAFHTIWMNMVKHSTAKFNELIFIEQCFHSPFISEETRKTSKEMLKPWLDLIEKGKNEKLIKQLETPWLMIYIRGPVREMIKYAEYNKVKISKELIDNMFEMCWNGIRA; from the coding sequence ATGAAGCCAAGGGACGAGAACAAAGTGAACGAAATATATGCAGCTACGCTCCAGCTGGTAAAAGAGAACGGACTGTCGGGTATTACCATGAGTATGATCGCCCGCAAAGCCGGTTTTGCCACGGGAACCGTATATATCTATTTCGAAAACAAAGAGCAGCTTATCGTTCAGCTCTTCGAAAAATGTTTTCGCAATTACGCACAGGACTACTTCGCAGGCTTCGACCCCTCAGCACCCTTTAAAGTGGCTTTCCATACCATCTGGATGAACATGGTGAAACACTCTACAGCTAAATTCAATGAGCTCATCTTTATTGAACAATGCTTTCATTCGCCTTTTATCTCCGAAGAAACCAGGAAAACCTCTAAAGAAATGCTGAAACCCTGGCTCGACCTCATCGAAAAAGGAAAGAACGAAAAACTCATTAAACAGCTGGAAACTCCATGGTTAATGATCTATATACGCGGCCCCGTCAGGGAAATGATCAAATATGCAGAATACAACAAGGTTAAAATATCAAAGGAACTCATCGACAACATGTTTGAAATGTGTTGGAATGGGATAAGGGCCTGA
- a CDS encoding TolC family protein has translation MNRTMKHVIRTAMTGLAILSIMLTRAQDKMPLTLQQTITLCLQNSKQLKIDKAKIEAATAQLREAMDNRLPDVGVNASYLLLTKPHIDFKSDGGSGSGGSSIAQPSQATYGMATVNIPIYAGLKVRYGIESARYLQQAAESDAGYNKEQVVSNAVAAFCNLYKSGTAVQLVKENLGQSQQRDHDFSNMEKNGLLARNDLLKAQLQTANIEMALVNAENNLKLAMVSLNLLAGLPEQTTLQPDTTGFYLQQQLLSVDAYEQQAFLNRKDLEAINLRKKATEASVRSAKGDYYPSVGLTGGYVAAYIPDLLTATNVVNGGIGVRYNIDALWKAKAKVETAQASERQIAAQKEMLNDNIRLGINKAYQDYLSAEKKIEVQQKSVINATENYRITKNKHDNNLVTTTELLDANVALLQAKINLEEARADKVLTYNTLLEKAGILVNNQPKN, from the coding sequence ATGAATAGGACGATGAAGCACGTCATCAGAACAGCGATGACCGGGCTGGCAATATTAAGCATAATGCTTACCCGCGCTCAGGATAAAATGCCGCTTACACTGCAGCAAACGATAACCCTCTGTCTACAGAACAGCAAACAACTGAAAATAGACAAGGCTAAGATCGAAGCCGCTACAGCGCAGCTCCGCGAGGCTATGGATAACAGGCTGCCCGATGTAGGTGTTAATGCCTCTTATCTCTTGCTCACCAAACCACACATCGACTTTAAATCCGATGGCGGCAGTGGCAGCGGTGGAAGTTCCATTGCCCAACCCTCACAGGCTACCTATGGCATGGCCACCGTCAATATCCCGATTTATGCAGGATTGAAAGTGCGCTATGGCATCGAATCAGCCCGCTACCTGCAACAGGCGGCCGAATCTGATGCCGGCTATAACAAAGAACAGGTGGTCTCCAACGCCGTAGCCGCCTTCTGCAACCTCTATAAATCAGGAACCGCAGTGCAACTGGTAAAAGAAAACCTCGGCCAGTCTCAGCAACGCGACCACGACTTCTCCAATATGGAAAAGAACGGCCTGCTCGCCAGGAACGACCTGCTGAAAGCGCAACTGCAAACAGCCAATATCGAAATGGCGCTCGTTAATGCCGAAAACAACCTGAAGCTTGCAATGGTAAGTCTTAACCTCCTCGCCGGCCTTCCGGAACAAACTACGCTGCAGCCCGATACTACAGGCTTCTACCTGCAGCAACAATTGCTGTCGGTCGACGCCTACGAACAACAGGCTTTTTTAAACCGCAAAGATCTCGAAGCCATCAACCTGCGCAAAAAAGCAACAGAAGCTTCCGTTAGATCAGCAAAAGGTGATTATTATCCTTCAGTTGGCTTAACCGGCGGGTATGTCGCAGCTTATATTCCCGATCTGCTTACTGCAACCAACGTCGTTAACGGCGGCATCGGCGTCCGCTACAATATCGACGCCCTGTGGAAAGCAAAAGCAAAAGTAGAGACCGCACAGGCCAGCGAACGGCAGATCGCAGCACAAAAGGAAATGCTGAACGATAATATAAGGCTCGGCATCAATAAAGCCTACCAGGATTACCTCTCTGCCGAAAAGAAGATCGAAGTTCAGCAGAAATCGGTCATCAACGCCACCGAGAACTATCGCATCACAAAAAACAAACACGATAACAACCTCGTTACAACAACCGAGCTGCTCGATGCCAATGTAGCCCTCCTGCAGGCTAAGATCAATCTCGAAGAAGCCCGGGCCGACAAGGTCCTCACTTATAATACCCTGCTCGAAAAAGCAGGCATCCTGGTAAATAACCAGCCAAAAAATTAA